Proteins co-encoded in one Scomber scombrus chromosome 14, fScoSco1.1, whole genome shotgun sequence genomic window:
- the LOC133994266 gene encoding CLOCK-interacting pacemaker-like: MPKDQGYFGERVARNASKNAKDKSNSATLRASQGGSHREQSGMGDMSNRMLRRDSEKDSEKDSGYSEAGSDSVHTDVDDQRSSVSEPHRESSKNSNNSVNAAGHNMPPYGELTPIYVIKNLVVKPSRPEQLLHGPLAWSGDWHSLTTAKAPTQLLLIQQPAIPSSSSSSSLSAPQGQAKKGGSRSNLNHSSKNSYLPILNSYPRIAPHPRKESHEGKGAKWVEGVKESGSEGHSQSKRVCTEEEKREAVSTTNHLLNPQQQHQKEGRVHSHSQCKGRGGHSPSPSSSHCLLPNSTTHPKSHHCQQSSGSDSVGSPSVSSSQTPSHPSSSDSPSSSSPPSSSPSSSTMHSPYHLAPDSSSTRQRRFLNTAEILNQSGLLAITLRTKELLKQNAATEREIAQLRQHTQLLCQAAQSSQNRGNEDSDSINKLLQSMSESGSYPNLHFNQVKELSSSHQQSETKGEEDKEKDTDMRTSKTHSNPLQNLMSFYNIDDGISPPSPLFAPSPETEETEHADCPLDSMSSSVPFSRSVPEQGHRQAVMDKNLHDLMLPESSTHNNYHL, from the exons ATGCCAAAGGATCAGGGGTATTTTGGGGAGCGGGTCGCCCGAAACGCCTCAAAGAATGCAAAGGATAAGAGTAACAGTGCCACCCTGCGGGCATCCCAGGGTGGCAGCCACAGAGAGCAATCTGGAATGGGTGACATGAGCAACCGCATGCTGCGCCGTGACTCAGAGAAAGACTCTGAAAAAGACTCGGGTTACTCAG AGGCTGGCTCAGACTCTGTCCACACGGATGTAGATGACCAGCGCAGCAGTGTGAGTGAACCTCACAGGGAGAGCAGCAAAAACTCCAACAACAGTGTGAATGCTGCAGGCCACAACATGCCTCCTTATGGGGAGCTCACCCCCATATACGTCATCAAAAACCTGGTGGTCAAGCCG TCTAGACCAGAGCAGCTTCTGCATGGTCCCCTGGCATGGAGCGGGGATTGGCACAGCCTTACCACTGCCAAAGCGCCCACCCAGCTCTTACTGATCCAACAGCCAGCAAtaccttcatcttcctcttcatccaGTCTATCAGCACCACAAGGTCAAGCTAAGAAAGGAGGCAGCCGCAGCAACCTGAACCACAGCAGCAAGAACTCATACCTGCCCATACTGAATTCTTACCCACGCATCGCCCCCCACCCCAGGAAGGAGAGTCATGAGGGCAAGGGTGCCAAATGGGTGGAGGGGGTCAAGGAGAGTGGCAGTGAAGGCCACAGCCAGAGCAAGAGAGTGTGcactgaagaagagaagagagaggctGTATCTACCACCAACCACCTCCTCAATCCCCAACAGCAGCACCAGAAAGAGGGTAGGGTCCATTCCCATTCCCAGTGTAAAGGCAGAGGGGGCCACAGCCCCTCCCCAAGCTCATCTCACTGCCTGCTGCCCAACTCCACCACCCATCCCAAATCCCACCATTGCCAGCAAAGCTCAGGCTCTGACAGTGTGGGTTCACCCTCCGTCTCCAGCTCCCAGACACCCTCGcatccttcttcttctgactccccctcatcctcctctcccccctcatcttctccctcctcttctacAATGCACAGCCCGTACCACTTGGCCCCAGACAGCTCATCCACTCGCCAGCGCCGTTTCCTCAACACAGCTGAGATCCTGAACCAGTCAGGACTGCTGGCCATCACGCTACGCACCAAGGAACTGCTGAAGCAGAATGCGGCCACCGAGAGAGAAATCGCCCAGCTCCGTCAGCACACCCAGCTCCTGTGCCAGGCAGCCCAGTCCAGCCAGAACAGGGGCAACGAAGATTCAGACAGCATCAACAAACTTCTCCAGTCCATGAGTGAGTCGGGCTCCTACCCAAACCTACACTTCAATCAAGTGAAAGAGCTCAGCAGCAGCCACCAGCAGAGCGAGACTAAGGGTgaggaagacaaagagaagGACACTGACATGAGAACCAGTAAGACACACAGCAACCCACTGCAGAACCTGATGTCGTTTTACAACATAGATGATGGAATATCACCACCCTCTCCACTGTTTGCCCCCTCACCAGAAACTGAAGAGACAGAGCATGCTGACTGTCCTCTGGACTCCATGTCCTCCTCTGTTCCATTTTCCCGGTCTGTCCCTGAGCAGGGACATAGACAAGCAGTCATGGATAAGAACTTACATGATCTCATGTTGCCAGAGAGCTCTACGCACAATAACTATCACCTCTAG
- the LOC133994145 gene encoding trichohyalin-like, which translates to MNTVSGERAILSQMNTDIEKEKEILINEKEGWKKTFEMEKQDLENLKAALIQDREDLDRMNEMMRKEKMDLELMRSDIPKEIGTLKQDKDDEVQLKEPKITRLTQEQQTSESIVLGEREEVELLKKDLNKKKEEVEIAMNSIRGEREQLSQMKMGIEKEKEILLNEKQEWKRTFEMEKQDLENVKAVLIQDREDLDRMNEMMRKEMLELELMRSDIPKEITILEQDEQEETGLKEPKITRLMQKQQTSESIVLEEREVELLKMDLHKKKEEVEAAMNNISGEREQLSQMKMGIEKEKEKLFNEKEQWKQMFEMEKQDLENLKSELKQEREDLGKVNEMMKKEKLDLELMSSGIQKQISPLEQNKKEEEELKEPKITRLKQEQKTSETTALPDKEELELLRKDLKKKEGEVEAVMNSITGEREQLSQMKMGIEKEKEILLNEKEEWKQMFVIEKQELESLNAALKQDREDLDQMNEMMKKEKLGLELMRSDIQKQINKLEQDKDDEVQLKEPKTTRLTQEQQTSESIVLGEREEVELLKKDLNKKKEEVEIAMNSIRGEREQLSQMKMGIEKEKEILLNEKEEWKRTFEMEKQDLENLKAVLIQDREDLDRMNEMMRKEMLELELMRSDIPKEIGTLKQDKDEKVELKEPKITRLTQEQQTSESIVLAEREEVELLKKDLNKKKEEVEIAMNSIRGEREQLSQMNMGIERQKELLFNEKEEWKRTFEMEKQDLENLKAALIQDREDLYRMNEMMRKEKLELELMRSDIPKEIRTLEQDKDEEEQLKEPKITRLTQEQLTSETIVLTKREEIELLRKDLDKKKEEVEAAMNNITGEREQLRLLKMDIERKNEIFFSEKEGWMQTFEMEKQDLENLKAALKQDREDLYGMNEMVRKEKLDLELMRSDIQEQRHTLDQDKNDDIELKESKTTTLMHEMQSSDHTELAEREEVELLKKDLNKMKEEVEAAMNTVSGEREQLSQMKMDIDRRNEILFIEKEGWKQMFEIEKQHLENVKDQMKEEKEDLDRVNEMMTKKKLDLDLMRSDILKQTDILTRDKEVMKDEKDQLEVTIAELHKKKEHADSMFDEINREKTNIEAAVNSISREREQLSQMKMDIEKEKEMLFSKKEGWKQTFEIKKQDLENLRAELKQDREDLDRMNEMVRKEKKELELMRSDIPKQISTLEQDIHEEVELKEPKITRLTQEELTSETIVLAEREEVECLKRDLNKKKEEVEAAMNSFTEEREQLSQMNMEIEREKEILFNEKEEIQDQKCELKMREDQLMTEMKSVETLRVKLRHFNERLTEDIKHHLDKLQQSHQHLLKLSTLLEQKLAELDEQRENMTCYSELLKREKEGLTSILSDIREEMEKEWKKKFELEKQELEDLKAELKQEREEHELMRSDIQKLINTSEIDKQYIKAEKDKLIQKSNETTEHLHLLDEITQEKEKLHQLQTHVESERERILVEHIRMEEELSELKIRKGQLTNVMNSMETFRDKLKQFNQRTYEEFRKNMDRLEQKNGEILHFNTILEHKCCELNEQKNKIISHYDLIQKEEKHVLLMKCDKAVQTMSVGEELLQGHDVKEKDALHTSVMIETEEFGHWSKLKEDTRDTERKDKHVETEREDLLMVMGYEEVENEMKQKLTSISELTEEQEDLTDGNISKSDRLRKMWKDTKSERKEIDQMKRRSHEMKNNLEKRLKVISQFVKRTWRQREKEPKLEQGLTGTSQSDWERDCKTLDEKHTELQQLKVQMLSEIGKLQVKDKVLRTVKASDKANQTVQVDKTTEASTETYQELMKGEDTEAAPHTCSRLLHQLRQCCYRCCCRPSCDCCGQLCPEER; encoded by the coding sequence ATGAACACAGTCAGTGGAGAGAGAGCCATACTCAGTCAGATGAATACAGAcattgaaaaagagaaagaaatactaatcaatgagaaagaaggatggaagaaaacatttgagatggaaaaacaagaccTTGAAAACTTGAAGGCAGCGCTGATTCAAGACAGAGAGGATCTGGATAGAATGAATGAGATgatgagaaaagagaagatgGACTTGGAGCTGATGAGGTCTGATATTCCAAAGGAGATTGGGACattaaaacaagataaagaTGATGAAGTACAATTAAAGGAACCCAAGATCACAAGACTGACACAAGAACAGCAAACAAGTGAGAGCATTGTACTGGGGGAAAGAGAAGAAGTGGAACTTTTGAAGAAGGATCTcaacaagaaaaaggaagaagttgAAATTGCCATGAACAGCatcaggggagagagagaacaacTCAGTCAGATGAAAATGGGcattgagaaagagaaagaaatacttCTTAATGAGAAACAAGAATGGAAGAGAacatttgagatggaaaaacaagatcTTGAAAACGTGAAGGCAGTGCTGATTCAAGACAGAGAGGATCTGGATAGAATGAATGAGATGATGAGAAAAGAGATGCTGGAATTGGAGCTGATGAGGTCTGATATTCCAAAGGAGATTACGATATTAGAACAAGATGAACAGGAAGAAACAGGACTGAAGGAACCCAAGATCACAAGACTGAtgcaaaaacagcaaacaagTGAAAGCATTGTACTGGAAGAAAGAGAAGTGGAACTTTTGAAAATGGATCTCcacaaaaagaaggaagaagttgAAGCTGCCATGAACAAcatcagtggagagagagaacaacTCAGTCAAATGAAAATGGGcattgagaaagagaaagagaaactttTCAATGAGAAAGAACAATGGAAGCAAATgtttgagatggaaaaacaagaccTTGAAAACTTGAAGTCAGAGCtgaaacaagagagagaagatCTAGGTAAGgtgaatgaaatgatgaaaaaagagaaactggaCTTGGAGCTGATGAGTTCTGGCATCCAGAAGCAGATCAGTCCATtagagcaaaataaaaaagaagaagaagaactgaaGGAACCCAAGATCACAAGACTGAAACAAGAACAGAAAACCAGTGAGACCACTGCACTGCCAGATAAAGAAGAACTTGAACTTTTGAGAAAGgatctgaaaaagaaagaaggggaagTTGAAGCTGTCATGAACAGCATcactggagagagagaacaacTCAGTCAGATGAAGATGGGCAtcgagaaagagaaagaaatacttCTCAATGAGAAAGAAGAATGGAAGCAAATGTTTGTGATAGAAAAACAAGAACTTGAAAGCTTGAATGCAGCACTGAAACAAGACAGAGAGGATCTAGATCAAATGAATGAGATGATGAAGAAAGAGAAGCTGGGATTGGAGCTGATGAGGTCTGATATCCAGAAACAGATTAATAAATTAGAACAAGATAAAGATGATGAAGTACAATTAAAGGAACCCAAGACCACAAGACTGACACAAGAACAGCAAACCAGTGAGAGCATTGTACTGGGGGAAAGAGAAGAAGTGGAACTTTTGAAGAAGGATCTcaacaagaaaaaggaagaagttgAAATTGCCATGAACAGCatcaggggagagagagaacaacTCAGTCAGATGAAAATGGGcattgagaaagagaaagaaatacttcttaatgaaaaagaagaatggAAGAGAacatttgagatggaaaaacaagatcTTGAAAACTTGAAGGCAGTGCTGATTCAAGACAGAGAGGATCTGGATAGAATGAATGAGATGATGAGAAAAGAGATGCTGGAATTGGAGCTGATGAGGTCTGATATTCCAAAGGAGATTGGGACattaaaacaagataaagatgaaaaagtAGAACTGAAGGAACCCAAGATCACAAGACTGACACAAGAACAGCAAACAAGTGAGAGCATTGTGctggcagaaagagaagaagtggaACTTTTGAAGAAGGATCTcaacaagaaaaaggaagaagttgAAATTGCCATGAACAGCatcaggggagagagagaacaacTCAGTCAGATGAATATGGGCattgagagacagaaagaactACTTTTCAATGAGAAAGAAGAATGGAAAAGAacatttgagatggaaaaacaagaccTTGAAAACTTGAAGGCAGCTCTGATTCAAGACAGAGAGGATCTGTATAGAATGAATGAGATgatgagaaaagagaaactGGAATTGGAGCTGATGAGGTCTGATATTCCAAAAGAGATCAGGACATTAGAACAAgataaagatgaagaagaacaacTGAAGGAACCCAAGATCACAAGACTGACACAAGAACAACTAACCAGTGAGACCATTGTACtgacaaaaagagaagaaattgAACTCTTGAGAAAGGATCTCgacaagaaaaaggaagaagttgAAGCTGCCATGAACAACATcactggagagagagaacaacTGAGACTGTTAAAGATGGACAttgagagaaagaatgaaatatttttcagtgagaaagaaggatggatgcAAACgtttgagatggaaaaacaagaccTTGAAAACTTGAAGGCAGCGCTCAAACAAGACAGAGAGGATCTGTATGGTATGAATGAGATGGTGAGGAAAGAGAAACTGGACTTGGAGCTGATGAGGTCTGACATCCAGGAGCAAAGGCATACATTGGACCAAGATAAAAATGATGACATAGAACTAAAGGAATCCAAGACCACAACTCTGATGCACGAAATGCAAAGCAGTGACCACACTGAActggcagaaagagaagaagtggaACTTTTGAAGAAGGATCTCAACAAAATGAAGGAAGAAGTTGAAGCTGCAATGAACACagtcagtggagagagagaacaacTCAGTCAGATGAAAATGGACATTGACAGAAGAAATGAAATACTTTTCAttgagaaagaaggatggaagcaAATGTTTGAGATAGAAAAACAACATCTTGAAAATGTTAAAGATCagatgaaagaagagaaagaggatcTGGATAGAGTGAATGAGATGATGACGAAGAAAAAACTGGACTTGGATCTGATGAGGTCTGACATCCtcaaacaaactgacattttaacacGAGATAAAGAAGTTATGAAAGATGAGAAAGACCAATTAGAAGTCACAATAGCTGAGCTTcataagaaaaaagaacatgCAGACAGTATGTTTGatgagataaacagagagaaaaccaacATTGAAGCTGCCGTGAACAGCATcagtagagagagagaacaactcAGTCAGATGAAGATGGAtattgagaaagagaaagaaatgcttttcagtaaaaaagaaggatggaagcaaacatttgaaatcAAAAAACAAGACCTTGAAAACTTGAGGGCAGAGCTGAAACAAGACAGAGAGGATCTGGATAGAATGAATGAGATggtgaggaaagagaaaaaggaattGGAGCTGATGAGGTCTGATATCCCAAAGCAGATTAGTACATTAGAACAAGATATACATGAAGAAGTAGAACTGAAGGAACCCAAGATCACAAGACTGACACAAGAAGAACTAACCAGTGAGACCATTGTActggcagaaagagaagaagtggaATGTTTGAAGAGGGATCTCAataagaagaaggaagaagttgAAGCTGCAATGAACAGCTTCactgaagagagagaacaacTCAGTCAGATGAACATGGAAattgagagggagaaagaaataCTTTTCAATGAGAAAGAAGAGATTCAAGATCAAAAGTGTGAGCTAAAAATGAGAGAGGATCAACTCATGACTGAAATGAAATCAGTTGAAACTCTCAGAGTCAAACTCagacattttaatgaaagaTTGACTGAAGATATCAAACACCATCTGGATAAATTACAGCAAAGCCATCAACATTTACTAAAGCTGTCCACTTTATTGGAACAAAAACTTGCAGAACTtgatgaacagagagaaaacatgacTTGTTACTCTGAGTtgttaaagagagaaaaggaaggtCTGACAAGTATCCTGTCAGACATTAGAgaggaaatggaaaaagaatGGAAGAAAAAGTTTGAGTTGGAAAAACAAGAACTTGAAGACCTAAAGGCAGAGctgaaacaagagagagaggaacacgAGCTGATGAGGTCTGACATCCAGAAGCTGATTAATACATCAGAAATagataaacaatatataaaagcaGAGAAAGATAAGTTGATACAAAAGAGTAATGAAACCACAGAACATCTCCATCTCCTTGATGAGATAACCCAAGAAAAGGAGAAACTCCATCAATTGCAGACACATGttgaaagtgagagagaaaggattTTAGTTGAACATATTAGAATGGAAGAAGAACTGTCCGAGCTGAAAATCAGAAAGGGCCAGCTCACTAATGTAATGAACTCCATGGAAACTTTTAGAGACAAGCTAAAACAGTTTAATCAAAGGACATATGAAGAATTTAGAAAGAATATGGACAGATTAGAGCAGAAAAACGGAGAAATACTGCATTTCAACACAATACTTGAACACAAGTGTTGTGAACTtaatgaacagaaaaataagATTATTAGTCACTATGACCTGatacaaaaagaggaaaaacatgtgCTGTTAATGAAGTGTGATAAGGCTGTACAAACTATGTCTGTAGGAGAAGAATTGCTCCAAGGGCATGATGTCAAAGAGAAGGATGCTCTGCACACAAGTGTTATGATCGAGACTGAAGAATTTGGACATTGGTCGAAGTTAAAGGAAGATACACGTGATactgaaagaaaagataaaCACGTCGAAACTGAGAGGGAAGATCTGCTGATGGTGATGGGGTATGAAGAagtggaaaatgaaatgaaacagaagCTTACAAGCATATCTGAGTTGACAGAAGAGCAAGAAGATCTAACAGATGGGAACATTTCAAAAAGTGATCGTTTGCGAAAGATGTGGAAGGATACAAAAAGCGAACGGAAGGAGATAGATCAGATGAAGCGGAGGAGTCATGAGATGAAAAACAACCTGGAGAAAAGACTAAAGGTGATCAGTCAGTTTGTTAAGAGAacatggagacagagagaaaaggaacCAAAGCTGGAACAAGGACTAACTGGGACAAGTCAAAGTGACTGGGAGAGAGACTGCAAAACACttgatgaaaaacacacagagctccAACAGCTTAAGGTTCAGATGCTCAGTGAGATTGGGAAACTCCAGGTCAAAGACAAAGTGTTGAGGACAGTGAAAGCCAGCGACAAAGCTAATCAAACAGTCCAGGTGGATAAAACCACAGAAGCCTCCACTGAAACATATCAAGAGCTGATGAAGGGTGAAGACACTGAAGCAGctccacacacatgcagcagactcctccaccagctccggCAATGCTGCTatcgctgctgctgccgtcctTCCTGTGACTGCTGTGGGCAGCTGTGCCcagaggagagatga